The Shewanella sp. KX20019 genome window below encodes:
- a CDS encoding methyl-accepting chemotaxis protein: protein MKWNWIGNLTLKQKFVIVIAPPLLASIIFGGLYAYDQYKLTKELDQVLILSQLAVKNSSLVHEIQKERGMSAGFIGSNGSAFKSKLPAQHKKTDKLLNSFELFLNSQPLPSTFTTEINNSRNLINEIADIRRQVMAVTISVAEEVEFYTELNKELLSIVDLTARNGANQQIAIKAAAFASFLQLKERAGIERAVLSSTFGNDQFKVGVYRRFITLVSEQGAYQERFLALTDPQSYVSFQQLMTNSAFREVDAYRTIGFAQNKQQLAQQKPESWFKTASERIELLSQFEQQLSSDLISETQLRLAIANRYLYLTLAVLVLAGGMVLLLSISVMRFIHESVSNLQRTVTLARENFDLSVRIVQNSDDEFGHLARAFNGMMTDFEQVIAHVTNNSTVLFQAVEKLEQHSTQLKSDVEIGHSEVEQVASAMTEMSATVAEIAINAENASEASAEANIEAQEGNAEVGRSSAAINLLASDMNKSAQALQALELDIQGIVTVSDVISGIAEQTNLLALNAAIEAARAGEMGRGFAVVADEVRSLAQRAQSATGDIKAMTERLSSGASIAVRSMEQGTKQASLSVEEADKVSAELRKIVEHVGVIDSMNEQIAASTHEQSAVAEEVNQNALKISEIYVQTHSIANELQSLTNELVKGSSNVTKEVSKFKLS from the coding sequence ATGAAATGGAATTGGATCGGCAACCTTACGTTAAAGCAGAAATTTGTGATTGTAATAGCGCCCCCTTTATTGGCCTCCATTATTTTTGGCGGGTTGTATGCGTATGACCAATACAAGTTAACGAAAGAGCTCGATCAGGTACTTATTTTGAGTCAGCTAGCCGTCAAGAATAGTAGTTTGGTTCATGAAATTCAAAAAGAGCGGGGCATGAGCGCCGGTTTTATTGGCTCAAATGGTTCAGCGTTCAAAAGCAAGTTACCCGCCCAACATAAAAAAACAGACAAGCTTTTAAACTCCTTTGAGTTATTCCTTAACAGCCAGCCGCTGCCTTCTACTTTTACAACTGAGATCAACAACAGCAGAAATTTAATCAATGAAATTGCTGATATACGCAGACAAGTAATGGCGGTGACGATTAGTGTTGCCGAAGAGGTCGAATTTTATACTGAGTTAAACAAAGAGCTACTTAGTATTGTCGACCTAACAGCAAGAAATGGCGCTAATCAACAGATAGCGATTAAGGCCGCCGCATTTGCATCGTTTCTGCAGCTAAAAGAGCGTGCGGGAATTGAGCGAGCGGTACTAAGCTCAACCTTTGGTAACGACCAATTTAAAGTAGGTGTTTATCGCCGTTTCATTACACTAGTGTCAGAGCAGGGGGCTTATCAAGAACGTTTCTTGGCGTTAACCGATCCGCAAAGCTACGTGAGTTTCCAGCAGTTGATGACAAACTCCGCATTTAGGGAGGTTGATGCTTATCGTACTATCGGTTTTGCGCAAAACAAACAGCAACTAGCGCAACAAAAGCCTGAGTCATGGTTTAAAACTGCGTCTGAACGGATAGAACTGTTAAGCCAATTTGAACAGCAGTTATCGAGTGATTTAATCAGTGAGACACAACTAAGGTTAGCCATTGCCAATAGATACCTCTATCTAACTTTAGCGGTGTTGGTACTGGCTGGCGGTATGGTGTTGCTGCTGTCCATTTCTGTGATGCGATTTATCCATGAAAGTGTTTCCAATCTCCAGCGAACAGTGACTTTAGCGCGAGAGAATTTTGATCTTAGTGTCAGAATAGTTCAAAACAGTGATGATGAATTTGGTCACCTAGCCAGAGCATTTAACGGCATGATGACTGACTTTGAACAGGTTATTGCGCACGTTACTAACAATTCAACAGTTTTATTTCAAGCTGTTGAGAAGTTAGAGCAACATTCCACACAGCTAAAAAGTGATGTCGAAATTGGTCACAGTGAAGTGGAGCAAGTTGCTTCCGCAATGACGGAGATGAGTGCTACCGTTGCGGAAATAGCCATTAATGCCGAAAATGCGTCAGAGGCATCTGCAGAGGCTAACATTGAAGCACAAGAAGGTAACGCTGAAGTTGGTCGTTCAAGTGCTGCTATTAACTTACTTGCGAGTGATATGAACAAGTCTGCACAGGCACTGCAAGCACTTGAACTAGATATTCAAGGCATTGTGACTGTGTCTGATGTTATTAGCGGCATTGCAGAGCAAACTAACTTATTGGCACTAAATGCTGCCATCGAAGCTGCCAGAGCCGGTGAAATGGGGCGAGGCTTCGCTGTCGTAGCCGATGAAGTACGTAGCCTTGCACAGCGTGCACAAAGTGCAACCGGTGATATTAAGGCTATGACGGAGCGATTAAGCTCAGGGGCTAGTATTGCTGTACGTTCGATGGAACAAGGTACGAAACAAGCAAGTCTAAGTGTTGAAGAAGCTGACAAAGTCAGTGCAGAGCTTAGAAAGATAGTTGAACATGTGGGGGTTATCGATAGCATGAACGAACAGATAGCTGCATCGACACATGAGCAAAGTGCAGTAGCGGAAGAGGTTAACCAAAACGCACTGAAGATAAGCGAGATCTATGTACAAACTCACTCAATCGCTAATGAGCTTCAATCTCTTACCAATGAGTTAGTTAAAGGCTCAAGTAACGTTACTAAAGAGGTCAGTAAGTTTAAGTTGAGTTGA
- the astE gene encoding succinylglutamate desuccinylase encodes MFHELKQSKDFLALTLAHPQYLPESFEFDLGSHTHVEVWDTGVIVFEPMQSKHSKDIVLSCAVHGNETAPIELCNSLITQILSEELKLQHRVMFLIGNPAAIHNGTRFIDENLNRLFNGAHSRGDGLCNPERVRAHKLEQYVDRFYASQSGQRQRIHYDLHTAIRGSKHEKFAIYPYRPGRKYSREQIMFLESCGVNTILFHHEPTTTFSYFSSENYRADAFTIELGKVFPMGQNDMTRFIALKEMLTLLMSGRNLQLPKFDLKRLNLYQVCRSVNKHFDDFEFNFTNDVENFTAFPKGYTLAQEGGKAVKIEHEFESIVFPNAKVPIGQRTVLMLKTADDSNLD; translated from the coding sequence GTGTTTCACGAATTGAAGCAGTCCAAGGATTTTCTAGCGCTAACTTTGGCGCATCCACAGTATCTTCCAGAGAGTTTTGAATTTGATTTAGGTTCGCACACTCATGTTGAAGTCTGGGATACTGGCGTTATTGTCTTTGAGCCTATGCAATCTAAGCACAGTAAAGATATTGTGTTGTCTTGTGCTGTACACGGCAATGAAACCGCACCTATAGAGCTGTGTAATTCACTCATAACGCAAATTCTATCAGAAGAGTTAAAATTGCAGCATCGGGTGATGTTCTTAATCGGTAACCCCGCCGCGATTCATAATGGCACTCGATTTATTGATGAGAATCTGAATCGGCTATTTAATGGTGCGCATTCTCGTGGTGATGGTCTGTGTAATCCTGAGCGCGTTAGAGCACATAAACTAGAACAATACGTCGATAGGTTTTATGCCTCTCAGTCAGGGCAAAGACAACGCATTCATTATGATTTACATACGGCTATTCGCGGATCCAAACACGAAAAATTTGCGATTTATCCCTATCGTCCGGGTCGTAAATACAGCCGAGAGCAGATCATGTTCCTCGAGTCTTGCGGTGTAAACACCATTTTATTCCATCATGAACCGACGACAACTTTTAGCTATTTTTCGTCAGAGAACTATCGCGCGGATGCCTTCACCATAGAATTGGGCAAAGTATTCCCTATGGGGCAAAATGACATGACACGTTTTATCGCCTTGAAGGAGATGTTGACGCTATTGATGTCAGGTCGCAATTTACAACTGCCGAAATTTGATCTTAAACGTCTTAATCTTTATCAAGTATGCCGCTCCGTGAATAAACACTTTGACGATTTTGAATTTAATTTTACTAACGATGTTGAAAACTTCACTGCATTTCCAAAAGGTTACACTCTGGCGCAAGAGGGCGGTAAAGCCGTTAAAATTGAACATGAGTTTGAATCGATTGTTTTTCCAAATGCCAAAGTGCCTATCGGTCAACGAACAGTGCTGATGTTAAAGACGGCAGATGATAGTAATTTGGACTAA
- the msrA gene encoding peptide-methionine (S)-S-oxide reductase MsrA, protein MAYATFGAGCFWGVEYFFKQVDGVTDCTCGYMGGDDQYSSYSEVKAGTTGHAEVVLVEFDPNKVSYELLLDIFWSNHNPTTLNRQGEDTGSQYRSSVFFHDASQQTQAISAKRALIESSKWGDKQIVTEIVPTQKFHEAEAYHQDYLAKNNLPSCHISF, encoded by the coding sequence ATGGCTTACGCTACATTCGGTGCTGGTTGTTTTTGGGGTGTTGAGTATTTTTTCAAACAAGTTGACGGCGTAACCGACTGTACGTGTGGCTACATGGGTGGCGATGACCAATACTCTTCTTATTCTGAAGTCAAAGCTGGCACGACTGGCCATGCAGAAGTCGTCCTCGTTGAGTTTGACCCAAACAAAGTATCTTATGAATTGTTGCTCGATATTTTTTGGTCGAATCATAATCCTACGACGCTCAATCGCCAAGGGGAAGATACAGGCAGCCAATATAGAAGCAGTGTATTTTTCCATGATGCCAGCCAACAAACCCAAGCGATAAGCGCAAAGCGTGCGCTAATAGAAAGTAGCAAGTGGGGAGATAAGCAGATAGTGACTGAAATAGTCCCAACGCAAAAGTTTCATGAGGCCGAAGCTTATCATCAAGATTACTTGGCTAAGAATAACTTACCTAGCTGTCACATCAGCTTCTAA
- the nadA gene encoding quinolinate synthase NadA, translating into MSAFVPSIESIDYPFPAKPLPLSDIEKEQSKDRIKQLLKQRNAVLVAHYYTDPEIQALAEETGGCVSDSLEMARFGRDHPAKTLIVAGVKFMGETSKILSPDKTVLMPTLDATCSLDIGCPIETFSEFCDAHPEHTVVVYANTSAAVKARADWVVTSSIALEIVEHLDSEGKKIIWGPDRHLGGYIAKETGAEMLMWQGDCIVHDEFKAKALTELKKLHPTAAILVHPESPASVVELADAVGSTSQLIKSAQTMDNDKFIVATDRGIFYKMQQAAPNKTLIEAPTGGNGATCKSCAHCPWMAMNGLKAIESSLEMDAQQQHEIFVDESLRLDALKPLDRMLDFAKNLNMKVKGNA; encoded by the coding sequence ATGAGCGCATTTGTCCCTAGTATCGAAAGTATTGATTATCCATTTCCAGCTAAGCCGCTTCCTTTGTCTGACATAGAAAAGGAGCAATCTAAAGACCGCATTAAACAGTTATTGAAACAGCGTAACGCCGTTCTAGTTGCCCACTATTATACCGATCCAGAAATTCAAGCATTGGCCGAAGAAACTGGCGGATGTGTTTCAGACTCACTGGAAATGGCCCGTTTTGGTCGTGATCATCCAGCAAAAACGCTTATCGTTGCAGGCGTGAAGTTTATGGGGGAAACCTCCAAGATCCTAAGTCCTGATAAAACAGTACTAATGCCGACACTCGACGCGACTTGTTCGCTTGATATTGGTTGTCCGATTGAAACATTCAGTGAATTTTGCGATGCCCATCCGGAACACACTGTTGTTGTTTATGCCAACACATCTGCAGCGGTCAAGGCTAGAGCAGATTGGGTCGTTACCTCTAGCATTGCGTTAGAAATCGTTGAGCACCTAGACAGTGAAGGTAAAAAGATCATTTGGGGCCCCGATCGACATCTTGGTGGTTATATCGCCAAAGAGACCGGCGCCGAGATGTTAATGTGGCAAGGTGACTGTATTGTCCATGATGAATTTAAGGCCAAAGCGTTAACGGAGTTAAAAAAATTACATCCGACTGCCGCGATATTGGTTCACCCTGAGTCGCCGGCCAGTGTCGTAGAACTTGCTGATGCGGTCGGCTCAACAAGTCAACTGATTAAATCTGCTCAAACAATGGATAACGATAAGTTTATTGTTGCCACTGACAGAGGTATTTTTTATAAGATGCAGCAAGCTGCACCGAATAAAACATTAATTGAAGCCCCTACGGGTGGCAATGGTGCTACATGTAAAAGTTGCGCACACTGCCCATGGATGGCCATGAATGGGTTAAAGGCTATCGAGAGTTCTCTGGAAATGGATGCACAACAACAGCATGAGATCTTCGTCGATGAATCATTAAGATTGGATGCATTAAAGCCTCTCGACAGAATGCTAGACTTTGCAAAAAACCTCAATATGAAAGTGAAAGGTAACGCATAG
- a CDS encoding alpha-ketoacid dehydrogenase subunit beta, with protein MAEMNMLQAINEALSSEMEADKKMMVFGEDVGHFGGVFRATSGLQEKFGRDRCFNTPLTEQGIAGFANGLASNGMTAVAEIQFADYIFPAIDQIVNESAKFRYRSGNEFDVGGLTFRTPYGGGIAGGHYHSQSPEAYFTQTPGLKVVIPRNPEQAKGLLIASIRDKNPVIFFEPKRLYRASVGEVRDGDFVIELGKAEVVRQGTDITLLGWGAQMEILESAADMAAKKGISCEVIDLRTLSPWDVDTVAASVKKTGRLLINHEAPLTGGFAGEIAATIQEECFLYLESPIARVCGLDTPYPLIHEKEYMPDALKTFEAIKASVKF; from the coding sequence GTGGCAGAGATGAATATGTTGCAAGCCATTAACGAAGCCCTGAGCTCGGAAATGGAAGCTGATAAAAAAATGATGGTTTTTGGTGAAGATGTTGGCCATTTTGGCGGCGTTTTTCGAGCAACATCAGGGCTACAAGAAAAATTTGGCCGTGATCGTTGCTTCAATACTCCGCTAACAGAGCAGGGCATTGCAGGTTTTGCCAACGGACTTGCCTCAAATGGCATGACAGCTGTTGCTGAGATCCAATTTGCCGATTATATCTTTCCAGCCATCGATCAGATCGTTAATGAAAGCGCCAAGTTCCGTTACCGCAGTGGTAATGAGTTTGACGTCGGTGGTTTAACGTTTAGAACGCCTTATGGTGGTGGTATTGCGGGTGGTCATTATCATTCACAATCACCAGAAGCCTATTTTACCCAAACGCCAGGCCTTAAAGTGGTTATACCGCGTAATCCTGAACAAGCGAAAGGCTTGTTGATTGCGTCAATCAGAGATAAAAACCCGGTTATTTTCTTTGAGCCTAAACGTCTTTACCGTGCATCTGTTGGCGAAGTTAGAGACGGTGACTTTGTCATCGAATTAGGTAAAGCAGAAGTCGTTCGTCAAGGCACAGACATTACGTTGTTAGGCTGGGGCGCTCAGATGGAGATACTAGAGAGTGCAGCGGATATGGCAGCAAAAAAAGGTATTTCATGTGAGGTTATTGATCTGCGTACCTTGTCTCCTTGGGATGTTGACACTGTTGCTGCTTCGGTTAAGAAAACCGGCAGATTACTGATCAACCACGAAGCACCGTTAACCGGTGGTTTTGCGGGGGAAATAGCGGCAACAATCCAGGAAGAGTGCTTCTTATACCTAGAATCACCTATTGCTCGCGTTTGTGGTTTGGATACTCCTTATCCACTTATCCATGAAAAAGAATATATGCCTGATGCTTTAAAAACATTTGAAGCCATTAAAGCATCGGTAAAATTTTAG
- a CDS encoding thiamine pyrophosphate-dependent dehydrogenase E1 component subunit alpha produces MSNAKTNAETVHRVSFLDKNSIAIPILKVLQADGTTYESAVLPVIDEALAKKIHDTCVFTRVLDERMLGAQRQGRISFYMTCTGEEASIVGSTAALDDGDVILAQYREHAAIRYRGFTTEQFMNQMFSNEKDLGKGRQMPIHYGSQALNYQTISSPLATQIPQATGVAYSLKMQKKRNIAICYFGEGAASEGDFHAGLNMAAVLNSPVIFFCRNNGYAISTPTEEQFSGNGIASRGPGYGMHTIRVDGNDMLAVLAATQQARAYALDNNKPVLIEAMTYRLGAHSSSDDPSGYRSKDEEAKWQQHDPVKRFKLWMINKGWLNEKEDAELYVKYREEVLAELKVAEKIPLPHLDELIQDVYDKPTPILEKQLADLKTHIKKYPEAYPKSAGRI; encoded by the coding sequence ATGAGCAACGCAAAAACAAATGCTGAGACTGTCCATCGTGTGAGTTTTTTAGATAAAAACTCTATCGCGATCCCCATCCTTAAAGTATTACAAGCTGATGGCACTACTTACGAAAGTGCGGTATTACCCGTTATAGATGAAGCGCTGGCTAAGAAAATCCACGATACTTGTGTGTTTACCCGAGTATTAGACGAGCGTATGTTGGGAGCGCAGCGTCAAGGTCGTATCAGTTTTTATATGACCTGTACCGGTGAAGAGGCGTCTATCGTCGGCAGCACGGCTGCACTTGATGACGGCGATGTTATTTTAGCCCAGTACCGTGAGCATGCCGCTATTCGTTACCGAGGCTTTACCACTGAACAGTTTATGAACCAAATGTTCAGTAATGAAAAAGATTTAGGCAAAGGCCGTCAAATGCCAATCCATTACGGTAGCCAAGCATTAAACTATCAGACCATATCATCACCGCTAGCAACCCAAATTCCTCAAGCGACTGGCGTTGCGTATAGCTTGAAGATGCAAAAAAAGCGTAACATCGCTATTTGTTACTTTGGCGAAGGTGCTGCATCAGAAGGTGACTTCCATGCCGGCCTCAATATGGCTGCGGTATTAAATTCTCCTGTAATATTCTTCTGCCGTAATAATGGTTACGCTATTTCCACGCCAACTGAAGAGCAGTTTTCTGGTAACGGTATTGCAAGTCGCGGCCCGGGTTACGGTATGCATACTATTCGTGTTGATGGTAATGACATGCTGGCGGTATTGGCCGCAACGCAGCAGGCTCGTGCCTATGCACTAGATAATAATAAGCCTGTACTGATTGAAGCGATGACCTATCGTCTTGGTGCTCACTCATCATCAGATGATCCATCCGGTTATCGCTCAAAAGATGAAGAAGCAAAATGGCAACAGCACGATCCAGTAAAACGATTCAAATTGTGGATGATTAACAAAGGCTGGCTGAATGAGAAAGAAGATGCCGAACTTTATGTTAAATACCGTGAAGAGGTCCTAGCTGAACTTAAAGTTGCAGAGAAGATCCCGTTACCGCATTTAGATGAACTCATCCAAGACGTGTATGACAAGCCAACCCCCATATTAGAAAAACAGCTGGCCGATTTAAAAACACATATCAAGAAGTATCCAGAAGCCTATCCAAAAAGCGCAGGGAGAATATAA
- a CDS encoding dihydrolipoyllysine-residue acetyltransferase, giving the protein MIKEFILPDIGEGVVECELVEWLVKEGDVVTEDQPIADVMTDKALVQIPAPYPGTIAKLYYAKGEIAKVHAPLYAVDVIDEGGAQAAVITELAVAETVSSNQSQNDTTTANVTIEEFLLPDIGEGIVECELVEWLVSEGDTVVEDQPIADVMTDKALVQIPAIKNGKIAKLHYRKGQLAQVHAPLFAIEVAAETPVATTTTVNTQVEPVANTVMSESAAPASQGKALASPAVRRMARVLDIDISTVKGTGKNGRVFKEDIERHQSPAVSTSINVPSVTAPASGNVSDTQAIATGDRIEPIKGVRAVMARMMTESVSTIPHFTYCEEFDLTELVALRESMKKKYSTDELKLTMMPFFMKSMSLALAQFPDMNSRVNADCTEQTLLSSHNIGMAVDSKVGLLVPNVKDVQNKTILQVAAEITRLTTAARSGRVSPADLKGGSISISNIGALGGTVATPIINKPEVAIVALGKLQVLPRFNAAGEVEARKIMQVSWSGDHRVIDGGTIARFCNLWKLYLEQPQEMLLAMQ; this is encoded by the coding sequence ATGATTAAAGAGTTTATCCTGCCGGATATCGGTGAAGGCGTTGTTGAATGCGAGCTGGTTGAATGGTTAGTGAAGGAAGGTGATGTTGTCACTGAAGATCAGCCAATTGCCGATGTGATGACAGACAAAGCATTAGTGCAAATCCCAGCGCCTTATCCAGGAACTATCGCTAAGTTGTATTATGCCAAAGGTGAAATTGCTAAAGTGCATGCTCCTCTATACGCCGTTGATGTTATTGATGAAGGGGGAGCTCAAGCGGCAGTCATCACTGAACTTGCTGTTGCAGAAACTGTCAGCAGTAATCAGAGTCAAAACGACACCACGACAGCCAACGTCACTATTGAAGAGTTTTTGCTGCCTGATATTGGCGAAGGTATTGTGGAGTGTGAACTGGTAGAGTGGCTGGTTAGCGAAGGCGATACTGTGGTAGAAGATCAACCCATTGCTGATGTCATGACAGACAAAGCACTGGTGCAAATTCCCGCAATCAAAAATGGTAAAATTGCCAAACTACATTATCGTAAAGGGCAACTAGCCCAGGTACATGCACCGCTATTTGCTATTGAAGTTGCCGCGGAAACTCCAGTAGCAACAACGACGACTGTAAATACACAAGTAGAGCCTGTAGCAAACACTGTAATGAGTGAAAGTGCAGCACCTGCTTCGCAAGGTAAAGCGTTAGCAAGCCCTGCGGTGCGCCGCATGGCACGTGTATTAGACATAGATATATCGACAGTTAAAGGCACTGGCAAAAATGGCCGTGTATTTAAAGAAGATATTGAGCGCCATCAATCTCCAGCAGTCTCTACAAGTATTAACGTACCATCGGTAACGGCACCTGCGAGTGGCAATGTTTCAGACACACAGGCTATTGCTACTGGCGATCGCATCGAACCGATTAAAGGCGTTCGCGCGGTAATGGCTAGAATGATGACTGAATCAGTATCTACTATCCCACATTTTACCTATTGTGAAGAGTTTGACTTAACTGAACTCGTTGCACTGCGTGAGAGCATGAAGAAAAAGTATTCAACTGATGAGCTAAAACTCACTATGATGCCTTTCTTTATGAAATCGATGTCCTTAGCACTAGCTCAATTTCCTGACATGAATAGTCGTGTCAATGCCGACTGTACTGAGCAAACATTGTTATCGAGCCATAACATCGGGATGGCGGTTGATTCTAAAGTTGGTTTGCTGGTGCCGAACGTGAAAGATGTGCAAAATAAAACGATTTTACAAGTGGCTGCAGAGATCACTCGTTTAACCACTGCCGCGCGTAGCGGTAGAGTTTCTCCCGCTGATCTTAAAGGCGGCAGTATCTCAATTTCAAATATCGGTGCATTGGGTGGGACGGTTGCAACGCCTATCATCAATAAGCCAGAAGTCGCCATTGTGGCACTGGGTAAACTCCAAGTGTTACCTAGATTTAATGCTGCCGGCGAAGTTGAGGCTCGTAAGATTATGCAAGTGAGCTGGTCTGGCGATCACCGTGTGATCGATGGCGGTACTATTGCGCGCTTCTGTAACTTATGGAAGCTATACTTAGAGCAACCACAAGAGATGTTGCTTGCAATGCAGTAA